The Rhododendron vialii isolate Sample 1 chromosome 6a, ASM3025357v1 genome includes a window with the following:
- the LOC131331502 gene encoding G-type lectin S-receptor-like serine/threonine-protein kinase SD2-5, with product MATAGLMKNWVLILLLILLPLFSHYPCGTEAYYADFPSANLSVSWKNTPFNEQGSLDFVDGSTLRPILLVYNITKSYPPFGLGFFAQNTSIPDSGFYVVVFMLTGVTSDANSNGEYQFNPHMLPQVLWSANKDSPVGENATLDFTAEGDLVLRDDFGNQVWSTNTSTSYVVRMEIDVSGNFVILNGSNGVIWQSFDNPTDTWLPNQKIYDGQRLTASSSPSNLSTGMYYLSVDEEDNKNGMRAFLDSNPPKPYATFLADYFLTDIEGPPFGSPGNRVTLERTYAVFYFNFTASATDYRFIVVEPNGHLILYHVDTSYPYTFTVTPRGDLLSAIDSLGDCSYPTVCGHCGVCSSGGQCACPQGNNGTSNYFWPFEQGVGCAEITPLSCEDGSKYHTFVDLPNVTYFDFVPTLLATSIDECKEACLNNCSCKAALFRYDTDGSSGNCSLQSDELYSFMPSTGNFGSYASIKVQKVPSQKKLASPILVLPLVGVLLVVTFIGGMCYCYRILNTDIAEEETDDQVTESLTKFSFEELKSCTQNFQIKLGQGGFGAVFEGVLNDGTKVAVKQLDSIVQGRKEFLAEVNTIGKVEHFHLVRLIGYCAEKSNRLLVYEHMFNGSLDKWIFNRDNAKTLDWKTRQEIIYGVAKGLQYLHEECHRSIIHFDIKPQNILLDKDFKAKISDFGLARFIDGNQSLALTSLKGTIGYLAPEMYRGSHISVKADIYSFGVVILETICGRKNLDDSHESMPLVDIVQTKAEEDQLYDLIDDRDDDIWLNKEEVIKMMKIAIWCLQTHDRRPRMSMVVKVLEGSADIDSSVLGEECIIVSVPVPPCLIAVQGKSIYNRDNFQNMNIVRVF from the coding sequence ATGGCTACTGCTGGTCTGATGAAGAACTGGGTTCTCATCCTTTTGCTGATTCTCCTCCCACTCTTTTCCCACTACCCTTGTGGCACAGAAGCCTATTACGCCGACTTCCCATCAGCCAATCTCTCGGTTTCTTGGAAAAACACCCCCTTCAATGAACAAGGAAGTTTGGATTTTGTCGACGGCTCCACCTTGAGGCCAATCCTCCTTGTGTACAACATAACCAAGTCTTATCCCCCATTTGGTCTTGGTTTCTTCGCACAAAATACTTCGATACCCGATTCTGGTTTCTATGTAGTTGTCTTCATGTTGACAGGAGTAACAAGTGATGCCAACTCTAATGGGGAATATCAGTTTAATCCCCATATGCTGCCTCAAGTCCTGTGGTCTGCAAATAAAGACAGTCCGGTGGGAGAGAACGCGACTCTAGATTTCACAGCCGAAGGAGATTTGGTTTTGAGAGATGATTTTGGTAATCAAGTTTGGTCAACAAATACCAGTACCAGTTATGTTGTTCGAATGGAAATAGACGTGAGCGGAAACTTTGTGATTCTGAATGGTAGCAACGGTGTGATATGGCAGTCGTTTGATAACCCCACAGACACATGGCTCCCCAACCAGAAGATCTATGACGGCCAAAGGCTAACGGCAAGTAGTTCGCCTTCGAATTTATCAACTGGTATGTATTATTTGTCTGTTGATGAagaagacaataaaaatggaatGCGGGCTTTTCTTGATTCAAATCCTCCAAAACCATATGCGACTTTTCTTGCTGATTACTTCCTTACTGACATAGAGGGTCCTCCTTTCGGGAGCCCGGGGAATAGAGTCACATTGGAGCGTACCTATGCAGTTTTCTATTTCAATTTCACAGCATCAGCGACTGATTATCGGTTTATCGTCGTAgaaccaaatggacacttaatTCTGTACCATGTGGATACCTCTTACCCGTACACTTTTACAGTCACGCCACGTGGTGACTTACTGTCCGCCATTGATTCTCTTGGAGACTGCAGCTACCCAACAGTATGTGGGCATTGTGGTGTTTGCTCTAGTGGTGGGCAGTGTGCTTGTCCACAGGGCAACAATGGAACTTCAAACTACTTTTGGCCGTTTGAACAAGGTGTTGGATGTGCAGAAATTACCCCTCTTTCTTGTGAAGATGGTTCCAAGTACCATACATTCGTCGATCTCCCTAATGTTACGTACTTTGATTTTGTCCCCACTCTTTTGGCTACCTCTATAGATGAATGCAAAGAGGCATGTTTGAACAATTGCTCTTGCAAAGCTGCCTTGTTTCGGTATGATACAGATGGTTCATCTGGTAATTGTTCTTTGCAATCAGATGAGCTTTATTCTTTCATGCCCTCCACTGGAAATTTTGGTTCCTACGCCTCTATCAAGGTTCAGAAAGTGCCCAGTCAAAAGAAACTTGCATCTCCGATATTGGTACTTCCTCTTGTTGGTGTCCTGCTAGTCGTTACTTTTATAGGTGGAATGTGCTACTGTTACAGAATTCTTAACACGGATATTGCTGAGGAAGAAACTGACGACCAAGTTACTGAATCATTGACTAAATTCTCTTTCGAAGAGTTGAAATCTTGCACGCAGAATTTCCAGATCAAGCTTGGCCAAGGAGGGTTTGGGGCTGTGTTTGAGGGGGTCTTAAATGATGGTACCAAAGTTGCAGTGAAACAATTGGATTCTATAGTCCAAGGGAGAAAAGAGTTTTTGGCGGAGGTTAACACAATAGGCAAAGTTGAACATTTCCATTTGGTTAGGCTAATTGGGTACTGCGCTGAGAAATCAAATAGGCTTCTGGTGTATGAGCACATGTTCAATGGGTCATTAGATAAATGGATATTCAACCGAGACAACGCAAAAACACTTGACTGGAAAACTCGACAGGAGATTATTTATGGTGTGGCCAAGGGGCTTCAATATCTCCACGAGGAGTGTCACAGGAGTATAATTCACTTTGATATCAAACCTCAAAATATCCTTCTTGATAAAGATTTTAAAGCCAAGATTTCTGATTTTGGCTTAGCAAGATTTATTGATGGGAACCAGAGCCTAGCATTGACATCGTTGAAAGGGACAATAGGTTATCTAGCTCCTGAAATGTATAGAGGTTCACATATCTCAGTTAAAGCTGATATCTATAGTTTTGGGGTTGTCATCTTGGAAACTATCTGCGGGAGGAAGAATTTAGACGACTCTCATGAATCTATGCCTTTGGTTGACATTGTGCAAACGAAGGCAGAAGAGGATCAACTATATGATCTCATAGATGACCGAGATGATGATATTTGGCTCAACAAAGAAGAAGTAATAAAGATGATGAAGATCGCAATATGGTGTCTGCAAACCCATGATAGAAGGCCCCGTATGTCAATGGTCGTGAAGGTTTTGGAGGGTTCAGCAGATATTGATTCTTCTGTACTTGGTGAGGAGTGCATTATAGTATCAGTGCCGGTGCCGCCTTGTCTTATTGCAGTCCAAGGCAAGTCTATTTACAACAGAGATAATTTTCAGAATATGAACATTGTACGCGTCTTTTGA
- the LOC131331503 gene encoding uncharacterized protein LOC131331503, with translation MDEADFMRQTLYRGTALGFVLMFFQLLLFGLDDLALCSPAARKRMDFLTPVLGAHPFDTDQPIRWYIYSGFASLCAVIAWIPVKFSPARVEKFIAKALRQQCRTHVAFCICVWIHASNRLIAGGNWFFVGSLSCASIACVFAFMVVASSRDCLVLARWVVAHSTAVAVFLVFQGYFLQAVVSIFPVLPAVYAMFETRAGVEDGNFDTSRKLVVDNMVLREEEVNGTPEQTPVESHGMDNYDDEEDDDEEFEHPGEVAFAKRLLKFLTT, from the exons ATGGATGAGGCGGATTTCATGCGGCAAACTCTGTACCGAGGCACAGCACTTGGTTTCGTTCTGATGTTCTTCCAGTTGCTGCTCTTTGGTCTCGATGATCTAGCCTTATGTTCCCCTGCGGCTAGGAAAAGGATGGACTTTTTGACCCCGGTCTTGGGTGCCCATCCTTTCGATACTGATCAGCCGATTCGCTGGTATATTTACTCCGGTTTCGCCAGCCTTTGTGCTGTAATTGCGTGGATACCGGTAAAATTTAGCCCTGCCCGGGTAGAAAAATTCATCGCCAAAGCTTTACGTCAACAATGCAGAACTCATGTTGCGTTCTGTATTTGTGTGTGGATTCATGCGTCGAACCGCCTAATAGCTGGAGGAAATTGGTTCTTTGTTGGTTCTCTATCGTGCGCATCCATCGCTTGCGTGTTTGCATTCATGGTGGTTGCATCTAGCAGGGATTGTTTGGTTTTGGCTAGGTGGGTAGTGGCTCATTCTACTGCGGTTgctgtttttcttgtttttcaagGCTATTTCCTTCAGGCTGTCGTCTCAATCTTCCCTGTCCTCCCAGCAGTCTATGCCATG TTTGAAACCAGAGCAGGTGTTGAAGATGGCAATTTTGACACTTCAAGAAAGCTAGTAGTTGACAACATGGTACTGAGGGAAGAGGAGGTGAATGGGACACCGGAACAGACGCCGGTAGAATCCCATGGCATGGACAACTATGACGATGAAGAGGACGACGATGAAGAGTTTGAACATCCTGGTGAAGTCGCGTTTGcaaagaggcttttgaaatttctcaCGACATGA
- the LOC131331504 gene encoding G-type lectin S-receptor-like serine/threonine-protein kinase SD2-5 isoform X2, which produces MATAGLMNSWVTILLLILLPLFSHFPCGTEAYYADFPSANLSVSWKNTPFNEQGSLDFADGSTLRPILLVYNVTQSYPPFGLGFFTNKTSISFSMPTSVFYLVVFMMTRVTVSDNNSNREYQFIPTMPPKVLWSANRDSPVGENATLDFTAEGDLVLRDEFGNLVWSTNTSTKYVARMEIGVTGNLMLLNGSNGMVWQSYDHPTDTWLPNQKINNGQRLTASNSSSNLSTGIYYLTVDKEDYIGIRAFVDSDPPEEYATLLDRSFHALGGPAFGNAYNAIRLHTDFAVFYFNFTASPTDFRFIVLEPNGHIILYFVDTSFPYTFAVTQRSDLLAAIIDSFGDCSYPAVCGSYGVCSGGGLCACPQDNTGTSNYFWPFEQGIGCAEITPLSCDHGSKYHTFVDLPNVTYFDFVPTLFATTIDECKEACLNNCSCKAALFRYDSDVSSGNCSLQSDELYSFMTSSEIFSSYASIKVQKVPSRNKLVSLSPVLVPPLVGGLLVVTFIGGMCYCYRKLKHTDNAGEESDDQVTQSLTKFSLEELKYCTQNFQTKLGEGGFGAVFEGVLHDGIKVAVKQLDSIVQGRKEFLAEVNTIGKVEHCHLVRLIGYCAEKSNRLLVYEHMFNGSLDKWIFNRDKERTLDWKTRQKIIYGECHKNIIHFDIKPQNILLDRDFNAKISDFGLARLIDGTHSLVLTSLKGTIGYLAPEMYRGSHISVKADIYSFGVVIVETICGRKNLGKSDQESMPLVEIVQMKTREDQLYDLIDDQDDDIWQHKEEVIKMMKIGIWCLQTHDRRPCMSTVVKVLEGSEGIDLITDHNR; this is translated from the exons ATGGCTACTGCCGGTCTGATGAACAGCTGGGTTACCATCCTTTTGCTGATTCTCCTCCCACTCTTTTCCCACTTCCCTTGTGGCACAGAAGCCTATTACGCCGACTTCCCGTCGGCCAATCTCTCGGTTTCCTGGAAAAACACCCCCTTCAATGAACAAGGAAGTTTGGATTTTGCCGACGGCTCCACCTTGAGGCCAATCCTCCTTGTGTACAACGTAACCCAGTCTTATCCACCATTCGGtcttgggtttttcacaaacaAAACGTCGATTTCTTTTTCAATGCCCACTTCAGTTTTCTATCTAGTTGTCTTCATGATGACAAGAGTAACTGTAAGTGATAACAACTCCAATCGTGAGTACCAGTTTATTCCAACTATGCCGCCCAAAGTCCTGTGGTCTGCAAATAGAGACAGTCCGGTGGGAGAGAATGCGACTCTTGATTTCACAGCTGAAGGAGATTTGGTTTTGAGAGATGAATTTGGTAATCTTGTTTGGTCAACCAATACCAGTACCAAGTATGTTGCTCGGATGGAGATAGGTGTGACCGGAAACTTAATGCTTCTGAACGGTAGCAACGGCATGGTATGGCAGTCATATGATCACCCGACAGACACATGGCTCCCCAACCAGAAGATCAACAATGGCCAAAGGCTAACGGCTAGTAATTCATCTTCAAATTTATCAACAGGTATATACTATTTGACTGTTGATAAAGAGGATTACATTGGAATTCGGGCTTTTGTTGATTCAGATCCCCCGGAAGAATATGCAACTTTACTTGATAGAAGCTTTCATGCGTTAGGTGGTCCTGCTTTCGGGAACGCATATAATGCAATCCGATTGCATACCGACTTTGCAGTTTTCTATTTCAATTTCACAGCATCACCAACTGATTTTCGGTTTATCGTCCTGGAACCAAATGGCCATATAATTTTATACTTCGTGGATACCTCTTTCCCTTACACTTTTGCAGTCACACAACGTAGTGACTTACTGGCAGCCATCATTGATTCTTTCGGAGACTGCAGCTACCCAGCAGTTTGTGGGTCTTATGGGGTTTGCTCTGGGGGTGGACTGTGCGCTTGTCCACAAGACAACACCGGAACTTCAAACTACTTTTGGCCGTTTGAACAAGGTATTGGATGTGCAGAAATCACTCCTCTTTCTTGTGATCATGGTTCAAAGTACCATACATTCGTGGATCTCCCAAATGTCACCTACTTTGATTTTGTGCCCACACTTTTCGCTACCACCATAGATGAATGCAAAGAGGCATGTTTGAACAATTGCTCTTGCAAAGCTGCCTTGTTTCGGTATGATTCAGATGTCTCATCAGGTAATTGTTCTTTGCAATCAGATGAGCTTTATTCTTTCATGACCTCCAGTGAAATTTTTAGTTCCTATGCATCTATCAAGGTTCAGAAAGTGCCCAGCCGAAATAAACTTGTATCTTTGTCACCGGTATTGGTACCTCCTCTTGTTGGTGGCCTACTAGTTGTTACTTTTATAGGTGGAATGTGCTACTGTTACAGAAAGCTAAAGCACACAGATAATGCTGGGGAAGAAAGTGATGATCAAGTTACACAATCATTGACTAAGTTCTCTCTTGAAGAGTTGAAGTATTGCACGCAGAATTTCCAGACCAAGCTTGGCGAAGGAGGGTTTGGGGCTGTGTTTGAAGGGGTCTTACATGATGGTATCAAAGTTGCAGTGAAACAATTGGATTCAATAGTCCaaggaagaaaagaattttTGGCAGAGGTTAACACAATAGGAAAAGTTGAACATTGCCATTTGGTGAGGCTGATAGGGTACTGCGCTGAGAAATCAAATAGGCTTCTGGTGTATGAGCACATGTTCAATGGATCATTAGATAAATGGATATTCAACCGAGACAAAGAACGAACTCTTGACTGGAAAACTCGGCAGAAGATCATTTATGGT GAGTGTCATAAGAATATAATTCACTTTGATATCAAACCTCAAAATATCCTTCTTGATAGAGATTTCAACGCCAAGATTTCTGATTTCGGCTTAGCAAGATTGATTGATGGGACCCATAGCCTAGTGTTGACGTCGTTGAAGGGAACAATAGGGTATCTAGCTCCTGAAATGTATAGGGGTTCACATATCTCAGTTAAAGCTGATATCTATAGCTTTGGGGTTGTCATCGTGGAAACTATCTGTGGGAGGAAGAATTTAGGCAAATCTGATCAAGAATCTATGCCTTTGGTTGAGATTGTGCAAATGAAGACCAGAGAGGATCAACTATACGATCTCATCGATGATCAAGACGACGATATCTGGCAGCATAAAGAAGAAGTGATAAAGATGATGAAGATTGGAATATGGTGTCTGCAAACCCATGATAGAAGGCCCTGTATGTCCACGGTCGTGAAGGTTTTGGAGGGTTCTGAAGGTATAGATCTAATCACTGACCATAACAGGTGA
- the LOC131331504 gene encoding G-type lectin S-receptor-like serine/threonine-protein kinase SD2-5 isoform X1, with protein MATAGLMNSWVTILLLILLPLFSHFPCGTEAYYADFPSANLSVSWKNTPFNEQGSLDFADGSTLRPILLVYNVTQSYPPFGLGFFTNKTSISFSMPTSVFYLVVFMMTRVTVSDNNSNREYQFIPTMPPKVLWSANRDSPVGENATLDFTAEGDLVLRDEFGNLVWSTNTSTKYVARMEIGVTGNLMLLNGSNGMVWQSYDHPTDTWLPNQKINNGQRLTASNSSSNLSTGIYYLTVDKEDYIGIRAFVDSDPPEEYATLLDRSFHALGGPAFGNAYNAIRLHTDFAVFYFNFTASPTDFRFIVLEPNGHIILYFVDTSFPYTFAVTQRSDLLAAIIDSFGDCSYPAVCGSYGVCSGGGLCACPQDNTGTSNYFWPFEQGIGCAEITPLSCDHGSKYHTFVDLPNVTYFDFVPTLFATTIDECKEACLNNCSCKAALFRYDSDVSSGNCSLQSDELYSFMTSSEIFSSYASIKVQKVPSRNKLVSLSPVLVPPLVGGLLVVTFIGGMCYCYRKLKHTDNAGEESDDQVTQSLTKFSLEELKYCTQNFQTKLGEGGFGAVFEGVLHDGIKVAVKQLDSIVQGRKEFLAEVNTIGKVEHCHLVRLIGYCAEKSNRLLVYEHMFNGSLDKWIFNRDKERTLDWKTRQKIIYGVAKGLQYLHEECHKNIIHFDIKPQNILLDRDFNAKISDFGLARLIDGTHSLVLTSLKGTIGYLAPEMYRGSHISVKADIYSFGVVIVETICGRKNLGKSDQESMPLVEIVQMKTREDQLYDLIDDQDDDIWQHKEEVIKMMKIGIWCLQTHDRRPCMSTVVKVLEGSEGIDLITDHNR; from the coding sequence ATGGCTACTGCCGGTCTGATGAACAGCTGGGTTACCATCCTTTTGCTGATTCTCCTCCCACTCTTTTCCCACTTCCCTTGTGGCACAGAAGCCTATTACGCCGACTTCCCGTCGGCCAATCTCTCGGTTTCCTGGAAAAACACCCCCTTCAATGAACAAGGAAGTTTGGATTTTGCCGACGGCTCCACCTTGAGGCCAATCCTCCTTGTGTACAACGTAACCCAGTCTTATCCACCATTCGGtcttgggtttttcacaaacaAAACGTCGATTTCTTTTTCAATGCCCACTTCAGTTTTCTATCTAGTTGTCTTCATGATGACAAGAGTAACTGTAAGTGATAACAACTCCAATCGTGAGTACCAGTTTATTCCAACTATGCCGCCCAAAGTCCTGTGGTCTGCAAATAGAGACAGTCCGGTGGGAGAGAATGCGACTCTTGATTTCACAGCTGAAGGAGATTTGGTTTTGAGAGATGAATTTGGTAATCTTGTTTGGTCAACCAATACCAGTACCAAGTATGTTGCTCGGATGGAGATAGGTGTGACCGGAAACTTAATGCTTCTGAACGGTAGCAACGGCATGGTATGGCAGTCATATGATCACCCGACAGACACATGGCTCCCCAACCAGAAGATCAACAATGGCCAAAGGCTAACGGCTAGTAATTCATCTTCAAATTTATCAACAGGTATATACTATTTGACTGTTGATAAAGAGGATTACATTGGAATTCGGGCTTTTGTTGATTCAGATCCCCCGGAAGAATATGCAACTTTACTTGATAGAAGCTTTCATGCGTTAGGTGGTCCTGCTTTCGGGAACGCATATAATGCAATCCGATTGCATACCGACTTTGCAGTTTTCTATTTCAATTTCACAGCATCACCAACTGATTTTCGGTTTATCGTCCTGGAACCAAATGGCCATATAATTTTATACTTCGTGGATACCTCTTTCCCTTACACTTTTGCAGTCACACAACGTAGTGACTTACTGGCAGCCATCATTGATTCTTTCGGAGACTGCAGCTACCCAGCAGTTTGTGGGTCTTATGGGGTTTGCTCTGGGGGTGGACTGTGCGCTTGTCCACAAGACAACACCGGAACTTCAAACTACTTTTGGCCGTTTGAACAAGGTATTGGATGTGCAGAAATCACTCCTCTTTCTTGTGATCATGGTTCAAAGTACCATACATTCGTGGATCTCCCAAATGTCACCTACTTTGATTTTGTGCCCACACTTTTCGCTACCACCATAGATGAATGCAAAGAGGCATGTTTGAACAATTGCTCTTGCAAAGCTGCCTTGTTTCGGTATGATTCAGATGTCTCATCAGGTAATTGTTCTTTGCAATCAGATGAGCTTTATTCTTTCATGACCTCCAGTGAAATTTTTAGTTCCTATGCATCTATCAAGGTTCAGAAAGTGCCCAGCCGAAATAAACTTGTATCTTTGTCACCGGTATTGGTACCTCCTCTTGTTGGTGGCCTACTAGTTGTTACTTTTATAGGTGGAATGTGCTACTGTTACAGAAAGCTAAAGCACACAGATAATGCTGGGGAAGAAAGTGATGATCAAGTTACACAATCATTGACTAAGTTCTCTCTTGAAGAGTTGAAGTATTGCACGCAGAATTTCCAGACCAAGCTTGGCGAAGGAGGGTTTGGGGCTGTGTTTGAAGGGGTCTTACATGATGGTATCAAAGTTGCAGTGAAACAATTGGATTCAATAGTCCaaggaagaaaagaattttTGGCAGAGGTTAACACAATAGGAAAAGTTGAACATTGCCATTTGGTGAGGCTGATAGGGTACTGCGCTGAGAAATCAAATAGGCTTCTGGTGTATGAGCACATGTTCAATGGATCATTAGATAAATGGATATTCAACCGAGACAAAGAACGAACTCTTGACTGGAAAACTCGGCAGAAGATCATTTATGGTGTGGCCAAGGGACTTCAATACCTCCATGAGGAGTGTCATAAGAATATAATTCACTTTGATATCAAACCTCAAAATATCCTTCTTGATAGAGATTTCAACGCCAAGATTTCTGATTTCGGCTTAGCAAGATTGATTGATGGGACCCATAGCCTAGTGTTGACGTCGTTGAAGGGAACAATAGGGTATCTAGCTCCTGAAATGTATAGGGGTTCACATATCTCAGTTAAAGCTGATATCTATAGCTTTGGGGTTGTCATCGTGGAAACTATCTGTGGGAGGAAGAATTTAGGCAAATCTGATCAAGAATCTATGCCTTTGGTTGAGATTGTGCAAATGAAGACCAGAGAGGATCAACTATACGATCTCATCGATGATCAAGACGACGATATCTGGCAGCATAAAGAAGAAGTGATAAAGATGATGAAGATTGGAATATGGTGTCTGCAAACCCATGATAGAAGGCCCTGTATGTCCACGGTCGTGAAGGTTTTGGAGGGTTCTGAAGGTATAGATCTAATCACTGACCATAACAGGTGA